The Bacteroides fragilis NCTC 9343 genome includes the window TACACCCACCACCATAATAACATAAGGCTTTTTCTCTACCGGAACATCGAAATCGGCAACATCATCCGAATTATTTTCAGTCAGTAATGCAGCTATTTCTTCACGAAGAATCGAATTCAACTCTTGTGTATTTACATATTTATCTTCTGCTGCTCGTTTTTCGATACGCTTGATGATATTAAGAGTAGTCTCTACCCCTACGTCCGATGTGATAAGAACCTCTTCCAGATTATCCAGCACTTCATCATCCACCTTCGATTTTCCGGCCACCGCACGGGCAATCTTGCTGAATACACTTTCTTTGGTTTTAGATAATCCTTTATCTAAAGTTTCCTTCTTTTCCTTTGAGAAAAAACTAAAAAATCCCATGATTACAATTATTTGTATAATACATTATGCTACAAAGATATAATAAAACTAGCGTAAAGTAAAAAATGAAGCGAATAAAATTGGCAAAAAAAATCCCCTCAATGAATATCAGTGAGAGGATTTTTCGGATTGCTATTTATGCAACCGGCTTATTTCTTAAAAAAGTCTTGTACTTTTTCGTTAGGAACCATTTGTTCATCAAAAATGTAAGCTCCAGTTTTCGGAGATTTAACCATTTTGATAACCTTAGTATAAGCACGACCTTCTTTAGATCCTTCGTGCAAACTTGCTACTGTTTTCTTTGCCATGGGTTATACTCTTTCTTTATTATTTAATTTCTTTGTGTACTGTTACTCTTTTCAGAATTGGGTTGTATTTCTTCAACTCAAGTCTTTCAGTAGTATTTTTTCTGTTCTTAGTTGTGATATAACGAGATGTTCCCGGCATACCGCTATCTTTGTGTTCTGTGCATTCCAGAATCACCTGAACTCTATTACCTTTTGCTTTCTTTGCCATAATCAGTTTCT containing:
- a CDS encoding DUF4295 domain-containing protein produces the protein MAKKTVASLHEGSKEGRAYTKVIKMVKSPKTGAYIFDEQMVPNEKVQDFFKK
- the rpmG gene encoding 50S ribosomal protein L33, with the protein product MAKKAKGNRVQVILECTEHKDSGMPGTSRYITTKNRKNTTERLELKKYNPILKRVTVHKEIK